From Micrococcus porci, one genomic window encodes:
- a CDS encoding FhaA domain-containing protein translates to MGLLDNLERGLEKAVRSAFSAGGARAVQPVEIASALRHAMDDESFALSEGHTVAPNDFTVHFAPADFDRARTWGSTLAGELCDEVIRHAQSQGYTLPGSVRVAFHEDAQVHAGQVEVDARIDDGSSPVPSPPAATSAPAPAAARTADDRGPRPSRAPRHGATAAPAPRRDPSPAPRPAPTPARSESARRAPADEQATVVMPRRTSPAPAVPWLEADGVRHPLTHEDMVLGRSSERADVVVPDSSVSRQHARLVRVGRSVTLIDLGSRNGVTVNGRRVDGSTVLREGDRITVGQTDLVFHIDPADGRPRA, encoded by the coding sequence GTGGGACTTCTGGACAACCTCGAGCGCGGCCTCGAGAAGGCGGTCCGCTCCGCCTTCTCCGCCGGCGGCGCCCGTGCGGTGCAGCCGGTGGAGATCGCCTCCGCCCTCCGGCATGCGATGGACGACGAGTCCTTCGCCCTGTCCGAGGGCCACACGGTCGCGCCCAACGACTTCACGGTGCACTTCGCCCCCGCCGACTTCGACCGGGCCCGCACCTGGGGCAGCACCCTGGCCGGCGAGCTCTGCGACGAGGTCATCCGCCACGCCCAGTCCCAGGGGTACACGCTGCCCGGGTCCGTGCGCGTCGCCTTCCACGAGGACGCCCAGGTCCACGCCGGCCAGGTGGAGGTGGACGCCCGGATCGACGACGGCTCCTCCCCCGTCCCCTCCCCGCCCGCGGCCACGTCGGCCCCGGCCCCCGCCGCCGCGCGGACCGCCGACGACCGCGGCCCGCGCCCCTCCCGCGCGCCCCGTCACGGTGCCACCGCCGCCCCCGCTCCCCGTCGCGACCCCTCCCCCGCGCCCCGCCCCGCACCGACCCCCGCACGCTCCGAGTCCGCGCGTCGTGCACCCGCGGACGAGCAGGCCACCGTGGTCATGCCCCGCCGCACCTCGCCCGCGCCGGCGGTGCCGTGGCTCGAGGCCGACGGCGTCCGCCACCCGCTCACGCACGAGGACATGGTCCTCGGCCGCTCCTCCGAGCGCGCGGACGTCGTCGTCCCGGACTCCTCCGTCTCCCGGCAGCACGCCCGCCTGGTGCGCGTGGGCCGCTCGGTCACGCTGATCGACCTGGGCAGCCGCAACGGCGTCACCGTGAACGGGCGCCGCGTTGACGGCTCCACCGTGCTGCGGGAGGGTGATCGCATCACGGTGGGCCAGACGGACCTGGTCTTCCACATCGACCCCGCCGACGGGAGGCCCCGCGCATGA
- a CDS encoding PP2C family protein-serine/threonine phosphatase: MTLVLHHAARTDVGRVRSKNDDSAYAGRHLAVLADGMGGHVGGDVASASTVLDLAHLDDVGYEDPATVLPDEIQNANLVLTSLVHANPKLAGMGTTCTAGLLAGEVLHMAHIGDSRAYRLKDGEFTQVTRDHTFVQKLVDEGRLEAAEAQFHPNKNVLMRVLGDVDASPELDVFEVPVAPGERWLLCSDGLTDVLSVERIRELIEPPATLAEAADALVAHTLRGGAPDNVTVVVFDVAEGSPEELEPAGEVHLSDEALAAAHPADRGPVSGRLLAEELDARPHELVGAADAAVHSDRIPVVTRSATRRRAGVLLGESPVPENRPRRTAAHLTAPNASDVDDAPAAPLTAAASPIETPAPADAATETPAVDAPAPAPGPEVDPADADAAPAPAADPAPAHAVETGRTSRRRRRDRPVEYRRGWFIPVFTALLALILVVVAVWSYLWTQTQYYVGEDAGSVAVFQGVPQQLGPLELSHLDHTTDIPLDRLPAYAQERVGRGMAATDRAHADQIVEELRTVSDTAAKGGGTP; this comes from the coding sequence GTGACCCTGGTCCTGCACCACGCCGCGCGCACCGACGTCGGCCGAGTCCGCTCCAAGAACGACGACTCCGCCTACGCGGGCCGTCACCTGGCCGTGCTCGCCGACGGCATGGGCGGGCACGTGGGCGGCGACGTCGCGAGCGCGTCCACGGTGCTGGACCTGGCCCACCTGGACGACGTGGGCTACGAGGACCCCGCCACCGTGCTGCCCGACGAGATCCAGAACGCCAACCTGGTGCTCACCTCGCTGGTGCACGCCAACCCGAAGCTGGCCGGCATGGGCACCACGTGCACGGCGGGGCTGCTCGCGGGCGAGGTCCTCCACATGGCGCACATCGGCGACTCCCGCGCGTACCGCCTCAAGGACGGCGAGTTCACGCAGGTCACCCGGGACCACACGTTCGTGCAGAAGCTCGTGGACGAGGGCCGGCTCGAGGCCGCCGAGGCCCAGTTCCACCCGAACAAGAACGTGCTCATGCGCGTGCTGGGGGACGTGGACGCCTCCCCCGAGCTGGACGTGTTCGAGGTCCCCGTGGCCCCGGGAGAGCGCTGGCTGCTGTGCTCCGACGGGCTCACGGACGTGCTCTCCGTGGAGCGGATCCGCGAATTGATCGAGCCGCCGGCCACGCTCGCCGAGGCCGCCGACGCGCTCGTCGCGCACACCCTCCGGGGCGGCGCGCCGGACAACGTCACCGTGGTGGTGTTCGACGTCGCCGAGGGCTCCCCCGAGGAGCTCGAGCCGGCCGGCGAGGTGCACCTCTCCGACGAGGCGCTGGCGGCGGCCCACCCCGCGGACCGCGGACCCGTCTCCGGGCGCCTGCTGGCCGAGGAGCTCGACGCCCGCCCCCACGAGCTCGTGGGCGCCGCGGACGCCGCCGTGCACTCGGACCGGATCCCCGTGGTCACCCGCTCCGCCACGCGCCGCCGCGCCGGCGTGCTCCTCGGCGAGAGCCCGGTCCCGGAGAACCGCCCCCGCCGCACCGCCGCCCACCTGACGGCGCCCAACGCGTCGGACGTCGACGACGCCCCCGCGGCCCCCCTGACCGCGGCCGCCTCCCCGATCGAGACCCCGGCCCCCGCCGACGCCGCCACGGAGACCCCCGCGGTGGACGCCCCCGCCCCCGCCCCCGGACCCGAGGTCGACCCCGCGGACGCCGACGCCGCACCGGCACCCGCCGCCGACCCGGCCCCGGCCCACGCCGTGGAGACCGGCCGGACCAGCCGCCGCCGTCGTCGGGACCGCCCCGTGGAGTACCGCCGCGGCTGGTTCATCCCCGTGTTCACGGCCCTGCTGGCGCTGATCCTCGTGGTGGTGGCCGTCTGGAGCTACCTGTGGACCCAGACCCAGTACTACGTGGGCGAGGACGCCGGTTCGGTGGCCGTCTTCCAGGGCGTGCCGCAGCAGCTCGGCCCGCTGGAGCTGTCCCACCTGGACCACACCACGGACATCCCCCTGGACCGCCTGCCGGCCTACGCCCAGGAGCGGGTCGGCCGGGGCATGGCCGCCACGGACCGCGCCCACGCGGACCAGATCGTCGAGGAGCTGCGCACCGTGTCCGACACCGCCGCGAAGGGAGGGGGGACGCCATGA
- a CDS encoding FHA domain-containing protein FhaB/FipA, whose amino-acid sequence MNELAVAVLRLGLLLALWILIISIVLSQGRDLVVGRRNKLRLEQARRDAGLVTAVPAAGAHAASADRPAPAATPAAERPAPVPPAPAPRLARTLRITEGPLAGQTVDLGGRPLLIGRAQDADLVLVDDYASGRHARLFPQGTRWFLEDLGSTNGTFVDGDPVTRTLPVGTSSTIRIGKTVMGLED is encoded by the coding sequence ATGAACGAGCTCGCCGTCGCCGTGCTCCGCCTGGGACTGCTCCTGGCGCTGTGGATCCTCATCATCTCGATCGTCCTGTCCCAGGGCCGCGACCTCGTGGTGGGCCGCCGCAACAAGCTGCGCCTGGAGCAGGCCCGGCGCGACGCCGGCCTGGTCACCGCGGTGCCCGCCGCCGGCGCCCACGCGGCCTCCGCGGACCGGCCGGCCCCGGCCGCCACGCCCGCCGCCGAGCGACCCGCTCCCGTGCCCCCGGCTCCGGCTCCCCGGCTGGCGCGCACGCTGCGCATCACGGAGGGCCCCTTGGCCGGGCAGACCGTGGACCTCGGCGGCCGCCCGCTGCTGATCGGCCGCGCCCAGGACGCGGACCTGGTGCTCGTGGACGACTACGCCTCCGGCCGCCACGCGCGCCTGTTCCCGCAGGGCACCCGCTGGTTCCTCGAGGACCTCGGCTCCACCAACGGCACGTTCGTGGACGGCGACCCCGTGACCCGCACCCTTCCGGTGGGCACCTCCTCCACGATCCGCATCGGCAAGACCGTGATGGGCCTGGAGGACTGA
- a CDS encoding protein kinase domain-containing protein: MRPTSGITLGGRYALTDRIAIGGMGEVWKARDKVLGRITAVKILKEEYTGDPNFLRRFRAEAQHTALLNHPGVANVYDYGEEKGSAYLVMELVPGQPLSAILEKDRTLSTDRTLSIIRQTAAALSAAHAQGLVHRDVKPGNLMITPTGRVKVTDFGIARLADQVPLTATGQVMGTAQYLAPEQATGQQATGSSDIYSLGIIGYEALAGHRPFTGESQIAIALAQVNDTPPALPDTISAPVRALIMCMLSKNPKDRPANATALSEAAEALRRKDVAGAVAAVPTLAAFLADQGVHSTGGPGDAETTALDAAPRTAPQPTVPLGTTTEPAAPATAALPVAAARPDVAATRSPRAAEPARSVPAAAPADPAPRTAKPRRRNRWPLFALLALVAFAVLGALLYPLLSGESGAGAGASSSTGTDAQVEVDAAAYRGRPADEVRAELEGRGLAVEEEQRDANDPQGTVVEVTPTGTLRRGDTVTLAVSTGQGTIPQDLVGQPADTVVGILRDRGFSVDRVDDPNADGATGQVVRVVPGEGQTHRFDTPVQVIVAGGTGSSPVTQSVVTAPTAAPASESPAEPAPASSSSGDPAPSSAQPTPSEASTEPSPESPAPTSESAAPSTEPSAGTPSTPDASGPSSQGSDAGSPSTDPAG; encoded by the coding sequence ATGAGGCCGACATCGGGCATCACCCTGGGAGGCAGGTACGCCCTGACCGATCGCATCGCGATCGGCGGCATGGGCGAGGTGTGGAAGGCGCGGGACAAGGTCCTGGGCCGGATCACCGCCGTGAAGATCCTCAAGGAGGAGTACACGGGCGACCCCAACTTCCTGCGCCGCTTCCGCGCCGAGGCCCAGCACACCGCCCTGCTGAACCACCCCGGCGTCGCCAACGTGTACGACTACGGCGAGGAGAAGGGCTCGGCCTACCTGGTCATGGAGCTCGTCCCCGGACAGCCGCTGTCCGCGATCCTGGAGAAGGACAGGACCCTCTCCACGGACCGCACGCTGAGCATCATCCGGCAGACCGCGGCCGCGCTCTCCGCCGCGCACGCCCAGGGTCTGGTGCACCGCGACGTGAAGCCGGGCAACCTCATGATCACGCCCACCGGCCGGGTGAAGGTCACGGACTTCGGCATCGCCCGCCTCGCGGACCAGGTCCCGCTCACCGCCACCGGCCAGGTCATGGGCACCGCGCAGTACCTGGCGCCCGAGCAGGCCACGGGCCAGCAGGCCACCGGCTCCTCGGACATCTACTCGCTGGGCATCATCGGCTACGAGGCCCTCGCCGGGCACCGTCCGTTCACGGGCGAGTCCCAGATCGCGATCGCCCTGGCCCAGGTCAACGACACTCCCCCGGCCCTGCCGGACACGATCTCCGCCCCGGTCCGGGCGCTGATCATGTGCATGCTCTCGAAGAACCCGAAGGACCGCCCCGCGAACGCCACCGCCCTGTCCGAGGCCGCGGAGGCGCTGCGCCGCAAGGACGTGGCGGGCGCCGTCGCCGCGGTGCCCACCCTGGCCGCGTTCCTCGCGGACCAGGGCGTGCACTCCACCGGCGGCCCCGGGGACGCCGAGACCACCGCCCTCGACGCCGCCCCGCGCACCGCACCGCAGCCCACCGTCCCCCTGGGGACGACGACGGAGCCCGCCGCCCCGGCCACGGCCGCCCTGCCCGTGGCCGCCGCCCGCCCGGACGTTGCCGCCACCCGCAGCCCCCGGGCCGCGGAGCCGGCACGGAGCGTCCCGGCGGCCGCCCCGGCGGACCCGGCGCCGCGCACCGCGAAGCCCCGCCGGCGCAACCGCTGGCCGCTGTTCGCCCTGCTCGCCCTCGTGGCGTTCGCCGTGCTCGGCGCGCTGCTGTACCCCCTGCTCTCCGGGGAATCCGGCGCGGGCGCGGGGGCGTCGTCGTCGACCGGCACGGACGCGCAGGTGGAGGTGGACGCCGCGGCGTACCGGGGCCGGCCGGCCGACGAGGTGCGCGCGGAGCTGGAGGGTCGCGGCCTCGCCGTGGAGGAGGAGCAGCGGGACGCGAACGACCCCCAGGGCACCGTGGTCGAGGTGACGCCCACGGGCACCCTCCGCCGCGGCGACACCGTGACGCTGGCCGTCTCCACCGGCCAGGGGACCATCCCCCAGGACCTCGTGGGCCAGCCCGCGGACACCGTGGTCGGCATCCTGCGGGACCGCGGCTTCTCCGTGGACCGGGTGGACGATCCGAACGCCGACGGCGCCACCGGCCAGGTGGTGCGCGTCGTGCCCGGCGAGGGCCAGACGCACCGCTTCGACACCCCCGTCCAGGTGATCGTCGCCGGCGGCACCGGCAGCTCCCCCGTGACCCAGTCCGTGGTCACGGCGCCGACCGCCGCTCCGGCGTCCGAGAGCCCCGCCGAGCCGGCCCCGGCGTCGTCCTCCTCCGGGGACCCGGCGCCGAGCTCCGCGCAGCCGACGCCCTCCGAGGCGTCGACCGAGCCGTCCCCGGAGTCCCCCGCCCCCACCTCGGAGTCGGCCGCGCCGAGCACGGAGCCCTCCGCGGGCACCCCCTCGACCCCCGACGCCTCGGGGCCGTCCTCCCAGGGCTCCGACGCCGGCTCTCCGTCGACCGACCCGGCCGGCTGA
- a CDS encoding FtsW/RodA/SpoVE family cell cycle protein, which yields MTEVISPPRPRRATELMLLLGAVALTLGADLLGTYTTTGALESTAWVPLTVFGCASLVLHAVLRLRARYADPFILPIATLLNGLGIAMIHRLSADTAAARPTSQLAWSVLAVLVAAALVFLVRDHRMLRRWPYVFLAVSGVLLLLPLVPGLGLSANGARIWINVGVGTFQPGEIAKITLAIFFAGYLSTNRDLILLAGRRVGPMTFPRMRDLGPLLVAWAVAMGVLVFQRDLGSALLFFGMFMAMLYIATSRASWVLLGLSLVAVGAAVAFLFLPHVTARFEIWLNAFDPEIYRRDFGGSYQVVQGLFAMASGGLLGTGLGGGNPTQVPLSFSDMILAAIGEELGLVGLSAVLVLYLLLVTRMARAALGVRDAFGKVLAAGLAFTMAWQVFVVMGGVTLVLPLTGLTTPFLAAGGSSLLANWIILGLVLRISHAARRPAVVDGMVNASGPGAGHLDPGAALPEPAQRPGPWRAAAPAGGEAR from the coding sequence ATGACCGAGGTCATCTCGCCGCCTCGACCCCGCCGCGCCACGGAGCTGATGCTCCTGCTCGGCGCCGTCGCGCTGACCCTGGGCGCCGACCTGCTGGGGACCTACACCACGACGGGCGCCCTCGAGTCCACCGCGTGGGTGCCGCTGACCGTGTTCGGCTGCGCCTCGCTGGTCCTGCACGCGGTGCTGCGGCTGCGCGCCCGGTACGCGGACCCGTTCATCCTGCCGATCGCCACGCTGCTCAACGGCCTGGGCATCGCCATGATCCACCGGCTCAGCGCGGACACCGCGGCAGCCAGGCCCACCTCCCAGCTGGCGTGGTCCGTGCTGGCCGTGCTCGTGGCCGCCGCCCTGGTGTTCCTGGTCCGGGACCACCGCATGCTGCGCCGCTGGCCCTACGTGTTCCTCGCCGTCTCCGGCGTGCTCCTGCTGCTCCCCCTGGTGCCCGGCCTGGGCCTGAGCGCCAACGGGGCCCGGATCTGGATCAACGTGGGCGTGGGCACGTTCCAGCCGGGCGAGATCGCCAAGATCACCCTGGCGATCTTCTTCGCCGGCTACCTCTCCACCAACCGGGACCTGATCCTGCTGGCCGGCCGCCGCGTGGGTCCGATGACGTTCCCACGCATGCGGGACCTCGGGCCGCTGCTCGTCGCGTGGGCCGTGGCGATGGGCGTGCTGGTGTTCCAGCGGGACCTGGGCTCCGCGCTGCTCTTCTTCGGCATGTTCATGGCCATGCTGTACATCGCCACGTCCCGGGCGTCCTGGGTGCTCCTGGGCCTGTCCCTCGTGGCCGTGGGCGCCGCCGTGGCGTTCCTCTTCCTCCCGCACGTGACCGCCCGCTTCGAGATCTGGCTCAACGCGTTCGACCCGGAGATCTACCGCCGCGACTTCGGCGGCTCCTACCAGGTGGTGCAGGGGCTGTTCGCCATGGCCTCCGGAGGCCTGCTGGGCACCGGCCTGGGCGGGGGCAACCCCACCCAGGTGCCGCTGAGCTTCTCGGACATGATCCTCGCCGCGATCGGCGAGGAGCTCGGGCTCGTGGGGCTGAGCGCGGTGCTGGTGCTCTACCTGCTGCTGGTCACCCGCATGGCCCGGGCCGCGCTGGGCGTGCGGGACGCGTTCGGCAAGGTCCTCGCCGCGGGCCTGGCGTTCACCATGGCGTGGCAGGTGTTCGTGGTCATGGGCGGCGTGACGCTCGTCCTCCCGCTCACCGGCCTGACCACCCCGTTCCTGGCCGCGGGCGGCTCCTCGCTGCTGGCCAACTGGATCATCCTGGGCCTGGTCCTGCGCATCTCCCACGCCGCGCGTCGTCCCGCGGTGGTGGACGGCATGGTCAACGCCTCCGGTCCCGGGGCCGGGCACCTCGACCCGGGCGCCGCCCTGCCGGAGCCGGCGCAGCGCCCCGGCCCGTGGCGCGCCGCAGCCCCCGCGGGGGGTGAGGCGCGGTGA
- a CDS encoding peptidoglycan D,D-transpeptidase FtsI family protein, protein MNEAIRRTWTVMVAMFLVLAVAASVIQVVAADSLKENKLNNRQLFLEFGAPRGPILVDGTPVAQSVPSGDAYNYQRVYRDSLLYAPLTGHYSLAYGTAGMEKAMNGELAGTSSSQFLDRALEIVTGSTPEGDQVELTLDSELQKLAYESIPDGVKGSVVATDPKTGRVLAMASKPSYDANTISSHTRSEATAAMSAYEGVPGLTVGQNRPTQQRVAPGSTFKLIDLVAMLESGDYAPDQVLDVPAAWTLPGTRTQMSNFDGGRCNGVGRATLTWIVANSCNTPFAQAAVALGQDEIRSVAERFGFNQDGSMPLPVTASVFPEDLDDAALAQSAIGQRDVQATALQMNMVAAGIANDGMVMEPNLVQAVRRPDLTTVSEFSPREHGRAMDPDVAHQVRDMMVATVEDGTASAAKSSTLQIAAKTGTAEKDGTANVNTWVTGFAPAQDPKVAVTIVYEDQNSSSAHTQAVESMQRIMEAVVAE, encoded by the coding sequence GTGAACGAGGCGATCCGACGCACGTGGACCGTGATGGTCGCGATGTTCCTGGTGCTGGCCGTGGCGGCGTCCGTCATCCAGGTGGTGGCCGCGGACTCCCTGAAGGAGAACAAGCTCAACAACCGGCAGCTGTTCCTGGAGTTCGGCGCCCCGCGCGGGCCCATCCTGGTGGACGGCACCCCCGTGGCGCAGTCCGTCCCCTCCGGGGACGCCTACAACTACCAGCGCGTCTACCGGGACTCGTTGCTGTACGCGCCCCTGACCGGCCACTACTCGCTGGCCTACGGCACCGCGGGCATGGAGAAGGCCATGAACGGCGAGCTCGCGGGCACGTCCTCCAGCCAGTTCCTGGACCGCGCGCTCGAGATCGTCACGGGCTCCACCCCGGAGGGCGACCAGGTGGAGCTCACTCTGGACTCCGAGCTCCAGAAGCTCGCCTACGAGTCCATCCCGGACGGCGTGAAGGGCTCCGTGGTCGCCACGGACCCGAAGACCGGCCGTGTCCTGGCCATGGCCTCCAAGCCCTCCTACGACGCGAACACGATCTCCTCCCACACCCGCAGCGAGGCCACGGCCGCCATGTCCGCCTACGAGGGCGTGCCTGGCCTGACCGTGGGCCAGAACCGGCCCACCCAGCAGCGCGTCGCCCCGGGCTCCACGTTCAAGCTGATCGACCTGGTGGCCATGCTGGAGTCCGGCGACTACGCCCCGGACCAGGTGCTGGACGTGCCGGCCGCGTGGACGCTGCCGGGCACCCGCACGCAGATGTCCAACTTCGACGGGGGCCGCTGCAACGGCGTCGGCCGGGCGACCCTGACCTGGATCGTGGCGAACTCGTGCAACACCCCGTTCGCGCAGGCCGCCGTGGCCCTCGGCCAGGACGAGATCCGCTCCGTGGCGGAGCGGTTCGGCTTCAACCAGGACGGCTCCATGCCGCTGCCCGTGACCGCGTCGGTGTTCCCGGAGGACCTCGACGACGCCGCCCTCGCGCAGTCCGCGATCGGCCAGCGTGACGTCCAGGCCACGGCCCTGCAGATGAACATGGTCGCCGCGGGCATCGCCAACGACGGCATGGTCATGGAGCCGAACCTCGTGCAGGCGGTGCGCCGCCCGGACCTGACCACGGTGTCCGAGTTCTCCCCGCGGGAGCACGGGCGGGCGATGGACCCGGACGTCGCGCACCAGGTCCGGGACATGATGGTGGCCACGGTCGAGGACGGCACGGCCTCCGCAGCGAAGTCGTCCACGCTGCAGATCGCCGCGAAGACCGGCACGGCGGAGAAGGACGGGACGGCGAACGTCAACACGTGGGTCACGGGCTTCGCCCCGGCCCAGGACCCGAAGGTGGCGGTGACGATCGTGTACGAGGACCAGAACAGCAGTTCCGCCCACACACAGGCGGTGGAGAGCATGCAGAGGATCATGGAGGCGGTGGTCGCAGAATGA
- a CDS encoding protein kinase domain-containing protein has product MQGQRILHERYRVDELIGRGGMADVFRGHDLRLNRTVAVKMMRPDLARDPAFQARFRTEARHAAALNHPNIVSVYDTGDALLDDGPQSVECPYLVMEHVDGRTLRELLDAGEVAWRDAVEWTRGLLHALDHSHRQRIVHRDVKPANVMVTRDGGVKVMDFGIARALSDTSAHTGQTQAVVGTALYLPPEQAQGARVDARSDLYAAGCVLFELLTGRPPFTGETPLAIAYQHVREEPPAPSAVDPSLSTEFDSVVLRALQKDPGLRHQHAREFLSALDFAAARAARAADDDAPTRVVPASGAAPLATGSGALAAAVAGSTAAGPTASGSTALGAGGAPEARPATGPPATTPLGAAAGPTEPLIAGHAVAGAAVPGAPSASQLAAAEAVETAPAAASTTGGSAGAGATSGAERAGRRHRLSWAVLAAVAAVAAVAAILALGAALLIGSRDPGPVTVPALAGRTEAEAVSALTGLGLRSAISPDYHSTEPDGRVLKVHPGAGAAVEPGSTVNLSVARGGEGVVLPTSLRGASEARVRQELARLGLNVASVEDTPSGELDRGALVQTDPVLGSRVPPGSAVVLHLADGTARVPSLVGMTGADARTTLAALDPEMTVRFQGAAGADPDTGVVVLQDPAAGTVVDNTAMITLITSAEATPTASAVTVAPPDPALPSATTTTAPAEPSPGVPAPTTPAAPAVDTPAPAPATTPAPAPESSSTPGAGTDPAPTESAPTPDDGPGSTGTPSTEAPTEAPTDPVGTPAPSPSGEPVPQPSPSVEPLPEPTAPTEAPTADPAG; this is encoded by the coding sequence ATGCAGGGACAGCGCATCCTCCACGAACGGTACCGGGTCGACGAGCTGATCGGCCGCGGCGGCATGGCCGACGTGTTCCGCGGCCACGACCTGCGGCTGAACCGCACGGTGGCCGTGAAGATGATGCGCCCCGACCTGGCCAGGGATCCCGCGTTCCAGGCCCGGTTCCGCACGGAGGCCCGGCACGCGGCCGCGCTGAACCACCCGAACATCGTCTCGGTGTACGACACGGGCGACGCCCTGCTCGACGACGGACCGCAGTCCGTGGAGTGCCCCTACCTGGTGATGGAGCACGTGGACGGGCGCACCCTGCGCGAGCTCCTCGACGCCGGCGAGGTCGCCTGGCGGGACGCGGTGGAGTGGACGCGGGGGCTGCTGCACGCCCTCGACCACTCGCACCGCCAGCGGATCGTGCACCGGGACGTGAAGCCCGCGAACGTCATGGTCACCCGGGACGGCGGGGTCAAGGTGATGGACTTCGGCATCGCCCGCGCGCTCTCGGACACGTCGGCGCACACCGGGCAGACGCAGGCCGTGGTGGGCACGGCGCTGTACCTGCCGCCCGAACAGGCGCAGGGCGCCCGCGTGGACGCCCGGTCCGACCTCTACGCGGCCGGCTGTGTGCTCTTCGAGCTGCTCACGGGACGCCCCCCGTTCACGGGGGAGACCCCGCTGGCGATCGCCTACCAGCACGTGCGGGAGGAGCCGCCGGCGCCGTCGGCGGTGGACCCGTCCCTGTCCACGGAGTTCGACTCCGTGGTGCTGCGCGCCCTGCAGAAGGACCCGGGGCTGCGCCACCAGCACGCTCGCGAGTTCCTCTCCGCCCTGGACTTCGCGGCCGCCCGGGCCGCCCGGGCCGCCGACGACGACGCCCCCACCCGGGTCGTGCCGGCGTCCGGGGCGGCTCCCCTCGCCACGGGCTCCGGTGCCCTCGCCGCCGCCGTGGCGGGGTCCACCGCGGCTGGGCCGACGGCATCGGGGTCCACGGCGCTCGGCGCCGGGGGCGCCCCGGAGGCGCGTCCGGCCACGGGGCCGCCCGCCACGACCCCGCTCGGTGCGGCGGCCGGACCCACGGAGCCGCTGATCGCGGGTCACGCGGTGGCGGGGGCGGCCGTCCCCGGCGCCCCCTCGGCGTCCCAGCTGGCCGCCGCGGAGGCGGTGGAGACGGCCCCCGCCGCTGCGTCCACCACGGGCGGTTCGGCTGGCGCCGGCGCGACGTCCGGGGCGGAGCGGGCCGGCCGGCGTCACCGGCTGTCGTGGGCGGTCCTGGCCGCCGTGGCCGCCGTGGCCGCCGTGGCCGCGATCCTGGCCCTCGGGGCGGCCCTGCTGATCGGCTCGCGCGACCCCGGGCCGGTGACGGTGCCGGCCCTGGCGGGCCGTACGGAGGCGGAGGCGGTGTCCGCGCTGACGGGCCTGGGCCTGCGCTCGGCGATCTCCCCGGACTACCACTCCACCGAGCCGGACGGACGGGTGCTGAAGGTCCACCCCGGCGCGGGGGCGGCCGTGGAGCCCGGCTCGACGGTGAACCTCTCGGTGGCCCGGGGCGGGGAGGGCGTCGTGCTGCCGACCTCCCTGCGCGGGGCGTCCGAGGCGCGGGTGCGCCAGGAGCTGGCCCGGCTGGGCCTGAACGTCGCCTCGGTGGAGGACACCCCGAGCGGGGAGCTCGACCGCGGCGCCCTGGTCCAGACGGACCCGGTGCTGGGATCGCGCGTGCCGCCGGGCAGCGCGGTGGTCCTGCACCTGGCCGACGGCACGGCGCGGGTGCCGAGCCTGGTCGGGATGACCGGCGCCGACGCCCGCACCACCCTCGCGGCGCTGGACCCGGAGATGACCGTGCGCTTCCAGGGTGCGGCGGGTGCGGACCCTGACACGGGCGTGGTGGTGCTGCAGGACCCTGCGGCGGGGACCGTCGTGGACAACACCGCCATGATCACGCTGATCACCTCGGCGGAGGCGACCCCGACCGCGAGCGCCGTGACCGTGGCGCCCCCGGACCCCGCCCTGCCGTCCGCGACGACGACGACCGCCCCCGCGGAGCCCTCCCCGGGCGTCCCGGCTCCGACGACGCCGGCGGCGCCCGCGGTGGACACACCCGCCCCGGCGCCCGCGACGACCCCAGCGCCCGCACCCGAGTCCTCTTCGACTCCGGGGGCGGGCACGGACCCCGCGCCCACGGAGTCCGCCCCGACCCCGGACGACGGGCCGGGCAGCACCGGGACGCCGAGCACCGAGGCCCCCACGGAGGCGCCCACGGACCCGGTGGGCACCCCTGCGCCGTCGCCGTCCGGGGAGCCGGTCCCGCAGCCGTCGCCGTCCGTGGAGCCTCTCCCGGAGCCGACGGCGCCCACGGAGGCCCCGACCGCCGACCCCGCCGGCTGA